The DNA window CCGAGGCCGACCGCGCGTTAGAAGAGACCTACGAGGAGCCGATGGGTCTCGCGGCGTACGTCGATCGGATCTTCGAAAACCCGACGATCGCCTCTCACGCCTCGAAGTACCTGCTCGAGGCGATCGAAGCCGCGGGTACCCGTACCGTCGTCGAGGAGGGCGAGGAGAACGAACGCTACCGGTTCTTCGACGATCCGCACAACGACGGTGAGCACGCCATCCTCGGGAACACCGAGGTGCTCAATCGGTTCGTCGACGACCTCCGATCCATCGCGGCTGGCCGAGCGAAAGACGAGAAGATCATCTGGTTCGAGGGGCCGACCGCGACCGGCAAGTCCGAACTCAAACGCTGTCTGGTCAACGGCCTGCGGGAGTACTCGAAGACGCCAGAAGGTCGTCGGTACACGGTCGAGTGGAACGTCGTCTCGGGCGAGGCCGACGAGCGCGGCCTGAGCTACGGCGGCGACCCTTCGGCGGGGGACGAGCAGTACTGGTACGAGAGTCCCGTCCAGACACATCCGCTGTCGGTGTTTCCCGAGGAAATTCGAACCGGCCTCCTCGCCGACCTGAACGAACGAATCGAGGACCACGTTCCGATACGCGTCGACACCGCCCTCGATCCGTTCTCTCGAGAGGCCTACGACTACCTCGAGGAACGGTACCGGCGAGCGGGTGAAGACGCCCTGTTCTCTGCGATCACCGACGAGGATCACCTGCGAGTGAAGAACTACGTCGTCGACGTGGGTCAGGGCGTCGGCGTCCTTCACTCCGAAGACGAGGGGCTACCCAAGGAGCGACTCGTCGGCTCGTGGATGCACGGCATGGTCCAAGAGTTAGACTCCCGCGGGCGAAAGAATCCGCAGGCGTTCAGCTACGACGGCGTCCTTTCCCAGGGCAACGGCGTGCTCACGATCGTCGAGGACGCGGCCCAACACGCCGACTTGCTCCAGAAACTGCTGAACGTCCCCGACGAGCAGTCGGTCAAGCTAGACAAGGGAATCGGGATGGACGTCGATACGCAGATGCTCATCATCTCGAACCCCGACCTCGAGGCCCAACTCAATCAACACGCGGATAGAAACGGAATGGACCCGCTCAAGGCGCTCAAACGCCGCCTCGACAAACACCAGTTTGGCTACCTGACGAACCTGAGTCTCGAGTGTGAACTCATCCACCGCGAGTTGACCAACGAAACCGAAATCTGGGACGC is part of the Natronorubrum sediminis genome and encodes:
- a CDS encoding PrkA family serine protein kinase, whose product is MTGNDYVTEADRALEETYEEPMGLAAYVDRIFENPTIASHASKYLLEAIEAAGTRTVVEEGEENERYRFFDDPHNDGEHAILGNTEVLNRFVDDLRSIAAGRAKDEKIIWFEGPTATGKSELKRCLVNGLREYSKTPEGRRYTVEWNVVSGEADERGLSYGGDPSAGDEQYWYESPVQTHPLSVFPEEIRTGLLADLNERIEDHVPIRVDTALDPFSREAYDYLEERYRRAGEDALFSAITDEDHLRVKNYVVDVGQGVGVLHSEDEGLPKERLVGSWMHGMVQELDSRGRKNPQAFSYDGVLSQGNGVLTIVEDAAQHADLLQKLLNVPDEQSVKLDKGIGMDVDTQMLIISNPDLEAQLNQHADRNGMDPLKALKRRLDKHQFGYLTNLSLECELIHRELTNETEIWDAEGYDELEERIREPVTVTLKDQDGQTRIEEFAPHAIEAAALYAVATRLDEENLPNGLDLVDKALIYDQGYLQEGDTRREKEDFDFDDDNHDGEHGIPVTYTRDTLAELVQTERDRHHPEFPVENVVMPRDVLNTMAEGLSDAPVFSTGERSEFENRIVPVKNYIFDRQESDVIEAIMYDKRVDEETVAEYVEQVYAWETDEPLQNDRGERVEPDPLKMKLFEIEHLGRFSEAEYEGNLPRESVRNFRREKVITSLNRHAWEHRDEDFAVEDVDLTAIPVIKSVLESHDWEDVRRTFEDFDPRQWDDPPSGTETAAIKAQTIETMVDQFAYSPASAELTSRHVMGQVSYRWD